Genomic DNA from Desulfobacterales bacterium:
CCTTTTTCATTATTTTGACATATCCTGCACGAATCGCTTTCTTTCCTTCACTGTTGTAAACCTCAAAAAAAACATCCGTAAAATGTTCATGGGATTTCTTTCCGGTACAACACACTTTAATATCGGTTCCGGGCCGGATCATTCCGCTGAATCTGCATGCAATCTCGGCAATCCTGGCAGGCTCATTATCAGCTTCATTGTTGACCAGTTCACGGACCGCGTAAGCCAGGGTCGCCGTCCCCTGCAAAATAATCCCCGGCAGCCCCACCATCGCGGCAAACTTTGGTGAAGTATGAATGGGAAATTCGATGTTGCTGCATCCGTCATAAATATAGGGGCGCAGCGGATCAATGTGAATGTCTGATGCCCAGAGGACTTCTGTCTCGTTATCATTTTCCGGAAGCAAAGGAATTTCCCCTGCCCTGCCTCCTTTTCCACAGTCTACCCCTCGCAGCATGGCGCCGATATATTCAGTGAAAACTGGGTCCCCATTTCTGTCTTTAGCATCAAGACGGATAATGGCATGGGTCCCTGCCCGATGGGGTAAAAGGGCCTGTAAGATTCCGGTTAATGACAGTTCATCTCCGGGCCGGATCAGGCGATGTAAAACAAGGTGCTCTGAATAGTGCACCTGGGTCATTAAAACTTCTTTTGGAAATTCTTTGGCGTCAATGTAGGTTTC
This window encodes:
- a CDS encoding MaoC/PaaZ C-terminal domain-containing protein: MKLNAGLVGTLLKDYQAKINRREITNYAAAVQDNNPRYFDDRGDAEIVSHPMFAVAVTWPVLSRLETYIDAKEFPKEVLMTQVHYSEHLVLHRLIRPGDELSLTGILQALLPHRAGTHAIIRLDAKDRNGDPVFTEYIGAMLRGVDCGKGGRAGEIPLLPENDNETEVLWASDIHIDPLRPYIYDGCSNIEFPIHTSPKFAAMVGLPGIILQGTATLAYAVRELVNNEADNEPARIAEIACRFSGMIRPGTDIKVCCTGKKSHEHFTDVFFEVYNSEGKKAIRAGYVKIMKKEVK